A portion of the Deinococcus apachensis DSM 19763 genome contains these proteins:
- a CDS encoding cytochrome c-type biogenesis protein, whose protein sequence is MRRLLPSALCLLLSASLALTPAQEARAQHLGSNLRCPICTGVPITESPNDISREMLREVREQVAAGRSDRDVYAYFAARYGNFVLLDPPKEGSNLLLWGAPLAALAAGGAVLWGFLYRKRSAPEATALLSADEPFDPYLAEVQRRTRQAGSGEGGQV, encoded by the coding sequence GTGAGGCGCCTTCTGCCCTCTGCCCTCTGCCTCCTGCTCTCTGCCTCCCTCGCCCTGACCCCGGCCCAGGAGGCGCGTGCGCAGCACCTCGGGAGCAACCTGCGCTGCCCGATCTGCACGGGCGTGCCCATCACCGAGAGCCCGAACGACATCAGCCGAGAGATGCTGCGCGAGGTGCGCGAGCAGGTGGCGGCGGGGCGCAGCGACCGGGATGTCTATGCCTACTTCGCCGCGCGGTACGGGAACTTCGTGCTGCTGGACCCGCCCAAGGAGGGGAGCAACCTGCTGCTGTGGGGCGCCCCGCTGGCGGCGCTGGCGGCGGGGGGCGCCGTGCTGTGGGGCTTCCTGTACCGCAAACGCTCGGCCCCGGAGGCGACGGCCCTGCTGTCCGCTGACGAGCCTTTCGACCCCTACCTTGCCGAGGTGCAGCGGCGGACGAGGCAGGCCGGTTCCGGGGAAGGGGGGCAGGTATGA
- a CDS encoding TlpA family protein disulfide reductase gives MTEIPSPSKPSVPAPLWRRLLPPILAAALVAVLGVALLSPSRNATDGGPLVGKPAPQFTLTSLDGTKVSLASLKGRPVVLNFWASWCGPCREEAPLFRELSTRQGAGQGLAVVGILFQETKEQNARDFIREYALAYPSLRDPGIQTGINYGVSGVPETFFIDQSGVIQHVDRGGLTRERLNAGLTKIGVTGL, from the coding sequence ATGACTGAGATTCCCTCCCCTTCCAAACCCTCGGTGCCCGCCCCGCTGTGGCGGCGCCTGCTCCCCCCCATCCTCGCCGCCGCGCTCGTCGCCGTGCTGGGCGTGGCGCTGCTCAGTCCTTCCCGCAATGCCACGGACGGTGGTCCCCTTGTCGGCAAACCCGCGCCCCAATTCACGCTGACCAGCCTGGACGGGACGAAGGTCAGCCTCGCTTCCCTGAAGGGCCGTCCCGTTGTCCTCAACTTCTGGGCCTCCTGGTGCGGGCCGTGCCGGGAGGAGGCGCCCCTCTTCCGCGAACTCAGTACCCGGCAGGGCGCGGGGCAGGGCCTCGCCGTCGTCGGCATCCTCTTTCAGGAAACGAAGGAGCAGAATGCCCGCGACTTCATCCGCGAGTACGCCCTCGCCTACCCCTCGCTGCGGGACCCCGGCATCCAGACTGGGATCAACTACGGCGTGTCGGGCGTGCCCGAGACCTTTTTCATCGATCAGTCCGGTGTGATTCAACATGTGGACCGCGGCGGCCTGACCCGCGAGCGGTTGAACGCGGGGCTGACGAAGATCGGGGTGACGGGATTGTGA